One window from the genome of bacterium encodes:
- a CDS encoding PhzF family phenazine biosynthesis protein, with amino-acid sequence MEVPIYQVDAFTEEPFAGNPAAVCLLDGPADEAWMQNVGREMNLSETAFLYRQDDGFNLRWFTPAVEVELCGHATLAGAHVLFTEGYLRGDDEARFHTKSGLLTAEKRNDWLELDFPATAPKKAETPPGLLEALGVAEAGYVGKTRFDYLVEAAGEEVIRGIKPDIGRLRELNVRGVMVTARAASGEHDFVSRFFAPGAGIDEDPVTGSAHCALGPYWGAKLGREEMVAFQASPRGGVVKVTLAGDRVKLGGKAVTVLRGKLAA; translated from the coding sequence ATGGAAGTCCCCATCTACCAGGTGGATGCTTTTACCGAGGAGCCGTTCGCCGGCAACCCGGCGGCGGTGTGCCTGCTCGACGGCCCGGCCGACGAGGCGTGGATGCAGAACGTAGGCCGTGAGATGAACCTCTCCGAGACCGCGTTCCTCTACCGCCAGGACGACGGCTTCAACCTGCGCTGGTTCACGCCGGCGGTGGAGGTGGAGCTGTGCGGCCACGCGACGTTAGCCGGCGCCCACGTCCTGTTCACGGAGGGGTATCTGCGCGGCGACGACGAGGCCCGCTTCCACACCAAGAGCGGCCTACTAACCGCGGAAAAGAGGAACGATTGGCTCGAGCTCGACTTCCCCGCCACGGCGCCGAAGAAGGCGGAGACGCCGCCGGGCTTACTGGAAGCGCTGGGCGTCGCGGAAGCGGGGTACGTCGGCAAGACGCGCTTCGACTACCTGGTGGAGGCGGCCGGCGAGGAGGTAATCCGGGGTATCAAACCGGACATAGGCCGGCTGCGCGAGCTTAACGTCCGCGGCGTGATGGTGACGGCGCGCGCGGCCTCCGGCGAACACGACTTCGTCTCGCGGTTCTTCGCGCCCGGCGCGGGCATCGACGAGGACCCGGTGACGGGGTCGGCGCACTGCGCGCTGGGGCCGTACTGGGGCGCGAAGCTGGGGCGTGAGGAGATGGTAGCGTTCCAGGCCTCGCCTCGAGGCGGCGTCGTGAAGGTAACGCTCGCCGGCGACCGCGTGAAGCTGGGCGGCAAAGC